In one window of Haemophilus parainfluenzae DNA:
- a CDS encoding autotransporter assembly complex protein TamA, producing MKKISLKITALLLGWMSFSTFAEQTVDIEIRGIKGERAIRNTDMNVKLIDKDEMDGSDRYKQLVSDAVDKGLRVFGYYGSSVTFELKKRKGQRDLLIANVTPGEPSKIAGTDVEITGEAAEDENFTALRKNLPKKGELVEHQKYNTYKSSISNLALARGYLDGKFLISRLEISPETHEAWWRMLFDSGVRYHYGNITFNHSQIREDYLHNMLNIKSGEPYLVSDLSELTNDFSSTNWFSSVLLQPHVREEEKLVDIEMLLYPRKKNAVELGVGFATDTGPHVQVGWTKPWMNSRGHSLRTNLYVSSPKQTFEATYKIPLLKNPLHHYYEFSTGYERENKNDTDTKALTFAALRYWNNRKNWQYFAGLRVRYDSFTQADFADKTFLFYPTGGFSRTRLKGGQFPTWGDSQKITVDLGNRAWISDINFFKVQASTAWIRTYADNHRFITRAEIGYLNTADIRQIPPALRFFAGGDRSVRGYGYKKISPRNHDGKLVGGSHLLAGSLEYQYQVYPNWWSAVFADSGLAANSYKATELRHGAGVGVRWASPVGAIKFDIATPIRDKDNSKNIQFYIGLGAEI from the coding sequence ATGAAAAAAATATCATTAAAAATAACCGCACTTTTGCTTGGATGGATGAGTTTTTCAACCTTTGCAGAACAAACCGTGGATATTGAGATCCGCGGAATCAAGGGTGAACGTGCCATTCGTAATACGGATATGAATGTCAAACTCATTGATAAAGATGAAATGGATGGCTCAGATCGTTATAAACAATTAGTTTCAGATGCTGTCGATAAAGGGCTTCGAGTCTTTGGTTATTATGGTTCTTCCGTGACCTTTGAATTGAAAAAACGCAAAGGTCAGCGAGATTTGCTCATTGCTAATGTCACTCCAGGTGAGCCAAGCAAAATTGCTGGAACAGACGTTGAAATTACAGGTGAAGCCGCAGAAGACGAAAACTTCACAGCACTCCGTAAAAACTTACCCAAAAAAGGCGAGTTAGTTGAGCATCAAAAATACAATACTTATAAAAGTAGCATTTCAAACCTTGCCCTTGCTCGAGGTTATCTTGACGGAAAATTCCTAATTTCTCGCTTAGAAATCAGCCCAGAAACTCATGAAGCATGGTGGCGTATGCTATTTGATAGTGGCGTTCGTTATCATTACGGCAACATCACATTCAACCATTCCCAAATTCGCGAAGACTATCTGCACAATATGCTCAACATTAAATCGGGCGAGCCTTATTTAGTCAGCGATTTATCTGAATTAACTAACGATTTTTCTTCTACCAACTGGTTTAGCTCAGTACTTTTACAGCCTCATGTCCGCGAAGAAGAAAAATTAGTCGATATTGAAATGTTACTTTATCCACGCAAGAAAAATGCAGTGGAATTGGGTGTAGGTTTTGCCACTGATACAGGTCCTCACGTCCAAGTCGGTTGGACAAAACCTTGGATGAATAGCCGAGGACATAGTTTACGCACGAACCTTTATGTGTCTTCACCCAAACAAACCTTTGAAGCCACTTATAAAATACCGCTATTGAAAAATCCATTACACCATTACTATGAGTTTTCAACAGGTTATGAAAGAGAAAATAAAAACGATACAGATACGAAAGCACTTACCTTTGCGGCACTACGTTACTGGAATAACCGTAAAAACTGGCAATATTTTGCGGGTCTTCGTGTCCGTTACGACAGCTTTACACAAGCAGACTTTGCTGATAAAACCTTTTTGTTTTATCCAACGGGAGGCTTTAGTCGCACCCGTTTAAAAGGTGGGCAATTTCCGACTTGGGGAGATTCCCAAAAAATTACGGTGGATTTAGGCAATCGGGCATGGATATCTGATATTAATTTCTTTAAAGTACAAGCCTCTACAGCATGGATTAGAACCTACGCGGATAATCATCGCTTCATTACACGTGCGGAGATCGGCTATTTAAATACAGCAGATATTCGTCAAATTCCACCAGCATTACGCTTCTTTGCGGGGGGGGATCGTAGCGTGCGAGGCTATGGTTATAAGAAAATTTCACCTAGAAATCACGATGGAAAATTAGTGGGTGGATCACATCTGTTAGCGGGCAGCCTTGAATATCAATATCAGGTTTACCCTAATTGGTGGAGTGCGGTATTTGCCGATTCTGGCTTAGCAGCTAACTCTTATAAAGCAACCGAATTACGCCACGGTGCAGGTGTTGGTGTACGTTGGGCATCGCCAGTAGGAGCGATTAAGTTTGATATCGCCACACCAATTCGAGATAAAGATAACAGCAAAAATATTCAATTTTATATCGGCTTAGGGGCTGAAATTTAG
- the citC gene encoding [citrate (pro-3S)-lyase] ligase, translated as MNYSIGKILPTDTASLSAIDQLLIDEGIRRDRHLDYTCAMFDDEMNIIATGSCYNNTLRCLTVSHEHQGEGLMNQIVTHLINIQMEQGNNHLFLYTKYCSAKFFSSLGFQEIVRIPNQIVFMENKRNGFQHYLTKLQSAIKKTQSLSPKIAALVMNCNPFTLGHQYLIEKAAAENDLVHLFMLSEDCSFFPYEVRKKLIQVGIAHLSNVVLHDSDSYIISQATFPSYFQKDEDAVIQSHIAIDLQIFTRIAATLGIQRRYVGDEPFSHVTQIYNQAMQQKLPEHGIECIIVNRKTIDGRAISASNVRQAIQQKNWRLIKSLVPQSTFDFLMSDKATPIIKKIQQSKEVTHY; from the coding sequence ATGAACTATAGTATTGGAAAAATCTTGCCAACGGATACCGCAAGCCTTTCGGCCATTGATCAGCTATTAATTGATGAAGGTATTCGTCGAGATAGACACTTAGATTATACTTGTGCCATGTTTGATGATGAAATGAACATTATCGCCACTGGCAGCTGCTATAACAATACTCTCCGCTGCCTTACTGTTTCTCATGAGCATCAAGGTGAAGGGTTAATGAACCAAATCGTAACCCACTTAATCAATATACAAATGGAACAAGGTAATAATCACCTTTTCCTTTATACTAAATATTGTTCAGCAAAGTTTTTTTCTAGTCTTGGATTTCAAGAGATTGTGCGCATCCCAAATCAAATTGTTTTTATGGAAAATAAACGGAATGGTTTTCAACATTATCTCACCAAACTACAAAGTGCCATAAAAAAAACACAAAGTTTATCGCCTAAAATAGCAGCACTTGTCATGAACTGTAATCCTTTTACTTTAGGACATCAATATCTTATTGAAAAAGCAGCGGCTGAAAATGATTTAGTCCACCTCTTTATGCTAAGCGAAGATTGCAGTTTTTTTCCTTACGAGGTACGCAAAAAATTAATTCAAGTGGGAATAGCTCATTTATCGAATGTCGTTTTACATGACAGTGATTCCTATATTATTAGTCAAGCTACTTTCCCAAGCTATTTTCAAAAGGATGAAGATGCAGTTATTCAAAGCCACATTGCTATTGATTTACAAATCTTTACTCGCATTGCCGCAACACTTGGCATTCAACGTCGCTACGTGGGAGATGAACCTTTTAGCCATGTCACACAAATTTATAACCAAGCCATGCAGCAAAAACTGCCTGAGCATGGCATAGAATGTATTATTGTTAATCGCAAAACAATAGATGGGCGAGCAATTAGTGCCTCTAATGTACGTCAAGCTATTCAACAAAAAAATTGGCGTCTCATTAAATCTCTCGTGCCACAAAGCACATTTGATTTTTTAATGAGCGACAAAGCAACGCCCATTATTAAGAAAATTCAACAATCCAAAGAAGTCACACATTATTGA
- the dtd gene encoding D-aminoacyl-tRNA deacylase translates to MIALIQRVTQAKVEVEGQIVGQIGKGLLVLLGVEKEDDRAKADKLAEKVLNYRIFSDENDKMNLNVQQIGGEVLVVSQFTLAADTQKGLRPSFSKGAAPALANELYEYFSQKCAEKVTVANGQFAADMQVSLTNDGPVTFWLNI, encoded by the coding sequence ATGATTGCATTAATCCAGCGTGTAACACAGGCTAAAGTGGAAGTTGAAGGTCAAATTGTGGGGCAAATCGGCAAGGGATTATTGGTTTTATTAGGCGTAGAAAAAGAAGATGACCGAGCCAAGGCGGATAAACTTGCCGAGAAAGTATTAAATTACCGTATTTTCAGCGATGAAAATGACAAAATGAATTTAAATGTGCAACAAATCGGTGGTGAAGTGCTTGTAGTATCACAATTCACCCTAGCCGCAGACACGCAAAAAGGCTTACGACCAAGTTTCTCAAAAGGTGCCGCACCAGCATTGGCTAACGAATTGTATGAGTATTTTTCACAAAAATGTGCAGAAAAAGTCACTGTTGCCAACGGACAATTTGCGGCTGATATGCAAGTGAGCCTCACCAATGATGGTCCTGTTACTTTTTGGTTAAACATATGA
- a CDS encoding virulence factor BrkB family protein: protein MTLTSFFALFWQRSQENKLTQAAGSLTYSTMLAIVPLIMVVFSIFSAFPVFNEVTGALKEFIFTNFAPSASDVVGQYIDEFVRNSKQMSAVGIVSLILVALMLINSIDRTLNGIWQDTSNRPIFTSFAIYWLILTLGPLLIGTSIAASSYVKAMFEQSETLSFGLKLLSFVPFLSTWFIFTLIYMVVPNKKVSIKHSAAGALIAAIFFTLGKQAFTWYITTFPSYQLIYGAMATLPIMLLWIQISWTVVLLGAQLAAVLAEVRSTNQTNLEEVK from the coding sequence ATGACCTTAACGTCTTTTTTCGCATTATTCTGGCAGCGTTCTCAAGAAAATAAATTAACGCAAGCTGCCGGTTCACTCACCTACAGCACCATGCTCGCTATCGTGCCATTAATTATGGTGGTGTTTTCAATTTTCTCTGCTTTTCCCGTTTTTAACGAAGTCACTGGTGCCTTGAAAGAATTCATCTTCACCAATTTCGCTCCTTCCGCGAGTGATGTTGTGGGACAATATATTGATGAATTCGTCCGTAACTCCAAGCAAATGAGTGCCGTGGGGATTGTGAGTTTGATTTTAGTGGCATTGATGCTCATTAACTCCATCGACCGAACACTCAATGGTATTTGGCAAGACACTAGTAATCGCCCGATTTTTACGTCATTTGCTATTTATTGGCTCATTTTAACGCTCGGCCCGCTTTTAATCGGTACGAGCATTGCGGCAAGTTCCTATGTTAAAGCCATGTTCGAGCAATCTGAAACGCTCTCTTTTGGCTTAAAACTCCTCAGCTTTGTGCCATTTCTTTCTACTTGGTTCATTTTCACGCTCATTTATATGGTCGTGCCAAATAAGAAAGTGAGCATCAAACATTCTGCAGCAGGCGCATTAATTGCGGCGATTTTCTTTACCTTAGGGAAACAAGCCTTTACTTGGTACATCACCACCTTCCCGTCTTATCAATTAATTTATGGTGCCATGGCGACACTGCCAATCATGTTATTGTGGATTCAAATCAGCTGGACAGTAGTGTTATTAGGTGCGCAATTAGCCGCAGTGCTTGCAGAAGTGCGGTCAACGAATCAAACAAATTTAGAGGAAGTAAAATGA
- a CDS encoding YchJ family protein, producing MSAKTTALCPCQSSLSYEDCCGRFHLDNLFPETAEQLMRSRYSAFVLKNIPYIVQTTVPSQQTLLDEKALQDWADETQWLGLDIVKAETLTKTQSAVEFKAHFQGNEQPQVHHEYSLFVKIDGRWYFVDPTVPLPSNKQPCVCGSGKKFKHCCGGLL from the coding sequence ATGTCGGCTAAAACGACCGCACTTTGTCCGTGCCAATCTTCGCTTTCTTACGAAGATTGTTGCGGACGCTTTCACTTAGACAATCTGTTTCCAGAAACAGCGGAACAACTTATGCGTTCCCGCTATTCCGCGTTTGTGCTCAAAAATATTCCTTATATTGTGCAAACCACTGTGCCAAGCCAACAAACCTTATTAGATGAAAAAGCTCTGCAAGATTGGGCTGATGAAACGCAATGGCTCGGTTTAGATATTGTCAAAGCCGAAACCTTAACCAAAACACAAAGTGCGGTTGAATTTAAAGCACATTTTCAAGGCAACGAACAGCCGCAAGTGCATCACGAATATTCTCTTTTTGTAAAAATTGATGGTCGTTGGTATTTTGTTGATCCCACTGTACCGCTCCCAAGCAATAAACAGCCTTGTGTTTGTGGCTCAGGGAAGAAATTTAAACATTGTTGCGGAGGCTTGCTCTAA
- a CDS encoding MOSC domain-containing protein gives MSNANILIIKTGQIETLTFPDGSSYESAIRKKPVPMVKVHTLGAEGNDVGLKAHHGGVDKALFFMSDVSFPALNALLGEKFDFHGSAIYGENFVVSGLHEDNVCVGDRYKIGTTLLEVSQPRKPCERLSHNTKNDHAREVIRQSGWTGWYVRVIEEGEIHQGDELVLQHRPYPEWTIRRLNTLLSAPSSNAELEEALALEELAAAFKRSIHSQLRNLQKAA, from the coding sequence ATGTCAAACGCCAACATTCTTATTATCAAAACAGGACAAATAGAAACTTTAACGTTTCCTGATGGCAGCTCATATGAAAGTGCTATCCGTAAAAAACCGGTACCGATGGTAAAAGTGCACACGCTGGGTGCAGAAGGTAACGATGTAGGTTTAAAAGCCCATCACGGTGGTGTTGATAAAGCCTTATTTTTTATGTCTGATGTGTCTTTCCCTGCTTTAAACGCGCTACTTGGTGAAAAGTTTGATTTTCACGGTAGTGCGATTTATGGTGAAAACTTTGTGGTATCCGGCTTACATGAAGATAATGTCTGTGTGGGCGATCGCTACAAAATTGGCACCACGCTTTTAGAAGTCTCACAACCACGTAAACCTTGCGAACGTTTATCTCACAATACCAAAAATGATCATGCAAGAGAGGTGATTCGTCAGTCAGGTTGGACAGGTTGGTATGTTCGTGTAATCGAGGAAGGAGAAATCCATCAAGGCGATGAACTCGTCTTGCAACATCGTCCTTATCCTGAATGGACAATTCGTCGCTTAAATACGTTACTTTCTGCCCCTTCAAGCAATGCAGAATTAGAGGAAGCTTTAGCCCTTGAGGAACTAGCGGCGGCATTTAAACGTTCTATTCATTCACAATTACGTAATTTACAAAAGGCAGCCTAA
- a CDS encoding helicase HerA-like C-terminal domain-containing protein gives MQYSLARTEQGQTFGITAKMANRHGLIAGATGTGKTVTLRKMAEAFSDDGVPVFLVDVKGDLSGLVKAGTFSGKVAERIEQFDLGGESYLNGYPVSFWDVFGETGIPLRTTISEMGPLLLSRLLNLNATQEGLLNLVFRVADDKGLLLIDLKDLRAMLKFVAENAKTFQVEYGNVSAASVGAIQRALLTLENEGATNLFGEPALNLEDWLQTRDGRGVINVLNSEKLINSPRMYSAFLLWLMSELFEQLPEVGDPDKPKFVMFFDEAHLLFDGAPSVLVDKVEQVVRLIRSKGVGIYFVTQNPLDLPDTVLGQLGNRVQHALRAFTPRDQKAVKSAAETFRSNPAVNVVETISTLGVGQALISFLDEKGMPTPVEVAYVYPPKSQLAPITEEERATWVKDDELYAFYKDYVDNESAFEVLNAQADLAAVQQKQAEQAQQEEESGLFGSLSRMIFGTQKRGDKLSPTEQIVNSVAKSVGRNIRNEVTKQIMRGILGALKK, from the coding sequence ATGCAATATTCTCTCGCGCGTACCGAACAAGGTCAAACCTTTGGTATTACTGCAAAAATGGCAAACCGCCATGGCTTGATCGCCGGTGCTACAGGGACGGGGAAAACTGTCACACTACGTAAAATGGCAGAGGCGTTCAGTGATGATGGTGTGCCAGTCTTTTTGGTAGACGTAAAAGGCGATTTGTCCGGTTTAGTGAAAGCGGGCACATTCAGTGGCAAAGTGGCAGAACGTATTGAGCAATTTGATTTAGGTGGAGAGAGTTATTTAAATGGCTATCCTGTGTCATTTTGGGATGTATTCGGTGAAACAGGCATCCCACTTCGCACCACAATTTCTGAAATGGGACCATTACTGCTTTCCCGTTTATTGAATTTAAACGCGACCCAAGAAGGCTTATTAAACCTCGTATTCCGTGTGGCAGATGATAAAGGTTTGCTACTCATTGACTTAAAAGATTTACGCGCCATGCTTAAATTTGTGGCAGAGAATGCAAAAACCTTCCAAGTAGAATATGGTAATGTTTCAGCCGCGAGTGTGGGCGCGATTCAACGTGCTTTACTGACCCTTGAAAATGAAGGGGCGACCAATCTTTTTGGTGAGCCGGCATTAAATCTTGAAGATTGGTTACAAACCCGTGATGGTCGTGGTGTGATCAATGTTTTAAATTCTGAAAAATTAATTAATTCCCCAAGAATGTATAGTGCGTTCTTGCTTTGGTTGATGTCTGAATTATTTGAACAATTACCAGAAGTCGGCGATCCGGATAAACCAAAATTTGTGATGTTCTTTGATGAAGCACACTTACTCTTTGATGGCGCACCGAGTGTGTTGGTGGACAAAGTGGAACAAGTGGTTCGCTTGATCCGTTCTAAGGGCGTGGGGATTTATTTTGTGACCCAAAATCCATTAGATTTACCGGATACCGTGTTAGGCCAATTAGGTAACCGCGTACAACATGCGTTACGTGCTTTTACACCACGTGATCAAAAAGCGGTGAAATCTGCAGCAGAAACGTTCCGTTCAAATCCAGCTGTTAATGTGGTGGAAACCATTTCAACTTTAGGTGTGGGTCAAGCATTGATTTCATTTTTAGATGAAAAAGGTATGCCAACGCCAGTTGAAGTGGCTTACGTGTACCCACCTAAAAGCCAACTTGCCCCTATTACTGAAGAAGAGCGAGCTACTTGGGTGAAAGACGATGAGCTTTATGCCTTCTATAAAGATTACGTGGATAATGAGTCAGCTTTCGAGGTATTAAATGCTCAAGCGGATTTAGCCGCAGTGCAACAAAAACAAGCCGAGCAAGCTCAGCAAGAGGAAGAAAGCGGTTTATTTGGTAGCTTAAGCCGTATGATTTTTGGAACACAAAAACGCGGGGACAAACTTTCTCCGACAGAACAAATTGTGAATAGCGTGGCAAAATCAGTTGGTCGCAATATTCGTAATGAAGTGACCAAACAAATCATGCGTGGTATTCTAGGTGCATTGAAAAAATAA
- the udp gene encoding uridine phosphorylase, whose protein sequence is MSDVFHLNLTKAQLKGATLAIVPGDPARSERIAKKLENPEFLASTREYTSWLGYLNGQPVVVCSTGIGGPSTSICVEELAQLGVRTFLRIGTTGAIQPHINVGDVLVTTGAVRLDGASRHFAPIEYPAVANFECTTALFNAAKEKGIEPFVGITASSDTFYPGQERYDTYSGKVYRDYQGLLKQWQDLNVMNYEMESATLFTMCNALGLRAGMVAGVIVNRTQQEIPNEATMKDTEDKAISVVVEAARKLLA, encoded by the coding sequence ATGTCTGATGTATTTCACTTAAACCTAACTAAAGCACAACTGAAAGGTGCCACATTAGCTATCGTGCCGGGTGATCCTGCGCGTAGTGAACGTATTGCTAAAAAGCTTGAGAACCCAGAGTTTCTTGCAAGCACACGTGAATACACTTCTTGGTTAGGCTATTTAAATGGTCAACCGGTAGTCGTATGTTCAACCGGTATTGGCGGCCCTTCTACGTCTATCTGTGTGGAAGAGCTGGCTCAGCTTGGTGTGCGTACATTCTTACGTATCGGTACAACAGGCGCAATTCAACCACATATCAATGTAGGTGATGTTCTTGTTACAACGGGTGCTGTTCGTCTTGATGGTGCAAGCCGTCATTTTGCCCCAATTGAATATCCAGCGGTAGCAAATTTTGAATGTACCACGGCACTTTTCAATGCGGCTAAAGAAAAAGGTATTGAGCCATTTGTAGGGATTACCGCGTCTTCTGATACCTTCTATCCAGGTCAGGAACGTTATGATACTTACAGTGGTAAAGTATATCGTGACTACCAAGGCTTATTAAAACAATGGCAAGATCTCAATGTGATGAACTATGAGATGGAATCAGCCACATTATTTACGATGTGTAATGCCCTTGGCTTACGAGCTGGTATGGTAGCAGGTGTGATTGTGAATCGTACACAACAAGAAATTCCAAATGAAGCGACCATGAAAGATACGGAAGATAAAGCAATATCTGTCGTGGTGGAAGCAGCAAGAAAATTGTTAGCGTAA
- a CDS encoding MFS transporter gives MSSTTNLSSRMNGMNSRYSTEIKSKYLKYQLHSLIGVFIGYMCYYIVRNNFVLSTPYLAEKLELSKTQIGLLTSSLLITYGCSKGAMSILADKANPRYFMALGLLLCILINIMMGFSTSFYLFVGLVILLGVFQGMGVGPSIITVGYWYPRSQRGRASTTWNVSHNLGGGIVAPIVGASLAYLGSEQWEISTYVVPSIIALIGVFLVLFFVKRRPAEEELPTVEEMYNEETVNTKLKGHLSEKPENMTAFQIFYQFVVKNPNSWYLVGVDIFTYMVRFGMLTWIPLYLLKEKGLTKTDMGAAFMIFEWAAIPSTLIAGWLIDKFFRGKIMYLPMICMTIVFFCVFGYMNSESIFAIILFSAIVGCLVYIPQSMVAVQAMEVIPSFALGSAVGLRGFMSYIVGSTFGTTLFGFVVDKFGWSSGFYTIMCGAVMCFIFCYLSHRGLQKILNT, from the coding sequence ATGAGCAGTACAACAAATCTTTCATCAAGAATGAATGGTATGAATAGTCGTTATTCAACCGAAATTAAAAGTAAATATTTAAAATATCAGCTTCATTCTCTGATCGGTGTTTTTATTGGTTATATGTGTTACTACATAGTCCGTAATAACTTCGTATTATCCACTCCCTATTTAGCAGAAAAACTAGAACTTTCTAAGACGCAAATTGGTTTGCTCACCTCATCTTTACTTATTACGTACGGGTGTAGCAAAGGTGCAATGAGTATCTTAGCAGATAAAGCGAACCCTCGCTACTTTATGGCTTTAGGGCTTCTTCTTTGTATTCTTATTAATATTATGATGGGGTTCTCAACAAGCTTCTATTTATTCGTAGGATTAGTCATTTTATTAGGGGTATTCCAGGGGATGGGGGTCGGTCCTTCAATTATTACCGTTGGGTATTGGTATCCACGTAGTCAGCGTGGGCGCGCAAGTACAACCTGGAATGTATCACATAATTTAGGTGGTGGTATTGTTGCGCCTATTGTAGGTGCTAGCCTTGCTTATCTCGGTTCTGAACAATGGGAAATCTCGACTTATGTTGTACCAAGTATCATTGCCTTAATAGGTGTTTTCCTTGTGTTATTTTTTGTAAAACGCCGTCCTGCTGAAGAAGAACTACCAACTGTTGAGGAAATGTATAACGAAGAAACGGTTAATACAAAATTAAAAGGTCATTTATCTGAAAAACCAGAAAACATGACTGCATTCCAAATTTTTTATCAATTTGTCGTTAAAAACCCTAATTCTTGGTATCTTGTTGGTGTTGATATTTTCACCTACATGGTTCGTTTTGGTATGTTAACTTGGATTCCACTTTATCTTCTTAAAGAAAAAGGCCTTACTAAAACAGATATGGGCGCTGCATTTATGATTTTTGAATGGGCAGCTATTCCATCGACGCTCATTGCCGGATGGTTAATTGATAAATTTTTCCGTGGAAAAATTATGTATTTACCAATGATTTGTATGACAATTGTTTTCTTCTGTGTATTTGGTTACATGAACTCAGAATCCATTTTTGCCATTATTTTATTCTCTGCAATCGTTGGCTGTTTGGTCTATATTCCTCAATCCATGGTTGCAGTACAAGCAATGGAAGTTATTCCTAGTTTTGCATTAGGATCTGCAGTAGGGTTACGTGGATTTATGAGTTATATTGTTGGTTCTACATTCGGTACAACATTGTTTGGTTTTGTTGTAGATAAATTTGGTTGGAGTAGTGGATTCTATACCATCATGTGTGGTGCGGTGATGTGTTTTATTTTCTGCTATTTATCTCACCGTGGCTTGCAAAAAATTCTTAATACATAA
- a CDS encoding shikimate 5-dehydrogenase codes for MINKDTLLCMSLSGRPGNFGTTFHNYLYQKLGLNFIYKAFTTTDIENAIKGIRALGIRGCAVSMPFKESCMPFLDEISPSAQAIQSVNTIVNEQGFLRAYNTDYIAIVKLIQEYQLDKNSRVIVRGSGGMAKAVVAAFKNSGFEHLKIFARNEKTGKNLAALYGYEYTSSLDNQSADILVNVTPIGMKDGKEEFDLAFPENLIQQAQTAFDVVAIPAETPFIQFAQQQGKQTISGAEVIVLQAVEQFERYTGVRPDDQLIAEAAAFARANS; via the coding sequence ATGATAAATAAAGACACCCTGCTTTGCATGTCTCTTTCTGGCAGACCAGGTAATTTTGGTACCACATTTCATAATTATCTCTATCAAAAACTAGGACTTAATTTTATCTACAAAGCCTTTACCACTACAGATATTGAAAATGCGATCAAAGGCATTCGTGCACTTGGTATTCGAGGTTGTGCGGTTTCAATGCCTTTTAAAGAAAGCTGCATGCCATTTTTAGATGAAATATCCCCTTCTGCACAAGCCATTCAGTCTGTGAATACTATTGTGAATGAGCAAGGCTTTCTTCGTGCTTACAATACCGATTATATTGCGATTGTTAAACTTATCCAAGAATATCAATTAGATAAAAATAGTCGCGTGATTGTACGAGGCAGTGGCGGTATGGCGAAAGCGGTTGTCGCAGCCTTTAAAAACAGTGGATTTGAGCATCTGAAAATTTTTGCTCGAAATGAAAAAACAGGTAAAAATTTAGCCGCACTTTATGGCTATGAATATACCTCATCTTTAGATAATCAATCGGCAGACATTTTAGTCAACGTTACGCCAATTGGGATGAAGGATGGAAAAGAAGAATTTGATCTCGCCTTTCCTGAAAATCTTATTCAACAAGCTCAAACCGCTTTTGATGTGGTGGCGATTCCTGCTGAAACACCGTTTATCCAATTTGCTCAACAGCAAGGTAAACAAACCATTTCTGGTGCAGAAGTGATTGTGCTACAAGCTGTCGAACAATTTGAGCGCTACACTGGGGTTCGACCTGATGACCAATTAATCGCTGAAGCGGCTGCTTTTGCAAGGGCAAATAGTTAA
- the cysE gene encoding serine O-acetyltransferase — translation MTLEVWQHIRQEAKELAECEPMLASFFHSTILKHQNLGSALSYLLANKLANPIMPAISLREIIEEAYQAEPNIIDCAACDIKAVRHRDPAVELWSTPLLYLKGFHAIQSYRITHYLWNQNRKALALYLQNQISVAFDVDIHPAAKIGHGIMFDHATGIVVGETSVIENDVSILQGVTLGGTGKESGDRHPKVREGVMIGAGAKILGNIEVGKYAKIGANSVVLQPVPECATAAGVPARIIGKDKDAKPAFEMNQYFTADDMNLNI, via the coding sequence ATGACACTAGAAGTATGGCAACACATTCGCCAAGAGGCAAAAGAACTAGCAGAATGCGAGCCTATGCTCGCAAGCTTTTTCCATTCCACCATTTTAAAGCATCAAAATCTCGGCAGCGCTTTGAGTTATTTGCTTGCGAATAAACTGGCTAACCCTATCATGCCAGCAATTTCGCTGCGTGAAATTATTGAAGAAGCCTATCAAGCCGAGCCTAATATCATTGATTGTGCTGCTTGTGATATTAAAGCTGTGCGCCACCGCGATCCCGCTGTGGAATTGTGGTCTACCCCATTGCTTTATCTAAAAGGTTTTCACGCCATTCAAAGCTATCGTATTACCCATTATTTGTGGAATCAAAATCGAAAAGCACTCGCACTTTATTTACAAAATCAGATTTCCGTAGCTTTCGATGTGGATATTCACCCTGCGGCTAAAATTGGGCACGGCATTATGTTTGACCACGCTACCGGTATTGTCGTCGGCGAAACTTCAGTGATTGAAAATGATGTGTCTATCTTGCAAGGTGTCACACTTGGCGGTACAGGTAAAGAATCAGGCGATCGCCATCCAAAAGTACGAGAAGGCGTAATGATTGGGGCGGGAGCGAAAATTCTCGGTAATATCGAAGTGGGCAAATATGCCAAAATAGGCGCCAACTCTGTCGTACTTCAACCCGTGCCTGAATGTGCTACTGCTGCGGGTGTACCCGCACGAATTATCGGTAAAGATAAAGATGCTAAACCTGCTTTTGAAATGAATCAATATTTTACTGCTGATGATATGAATTTAAATATCTAA